One segment of Rattus norvegicus strain BN/NHsdMcwi chromosome 16, GRCr8, whole genome shotgun sequence DNA contains the following:
- the Dph3 gene encoding diphthamide biosynthesis protein 3, translating into MAVFHDEVEIEDFQYDEDTETYFYPCPCGDNFSITKEDLENGEDVATCPSCSLIIKVIYDKDQFMCGETVPAPSTNKGLVKC; encoded by the exons ATGGCGGTGTTTCATGACGAGGTGGAGATCGAGGACTTTCAATATGACGAGGACACAGAGACGTATTTCTACCCCTGCCCCTGTGGGGATAACTTCTCCATCACCAAG GAAGATTTGGAAAATGGAGAAGATGTGGCAACGTGTCCTAGCTGCTCACTCATTATAAAAGTGATTTATGACAAA gATCAGTTCATGTGTGGAGAAACAGTCCCAGCTCCTTCAACCAACAAAGGGTTAGTTAAGTGCTGA
- the Dph3 gene encoding diphthamide biosynthesis protein 3 isoform X1, which produces MAVFHDEVEIEDFQYDEDTETYFYPCPCGDNFSITKDQFMCGETVPAPSTNKGLVKC; this is translated from the exons ATGGCGGTGTTTCATGACGAGGTGGAGATCGAGGACTTTCAATATGACGAGGACACAGAGACGTATTTCTACCCCTGCCCCTGTGGGGATAACTTCTCCATCACCAAG gATCAGTTCATGTGTGGAGAAACAGTCCCAGCTCCTTCAACCAACAAAGGGTTAGTTAAGTGCTGA